The DNA segment ATTCCAAAGTATTGTCGAACATAGCGGAGTCAGAACCGCTATCATCTACTACAGGGAATACCTTTTTAATATCTGGGAATAATGGAGATTCCGCTTTGCCTTCACGAGCATTGATCCAGTTTACGTTACCACGGATTGTGTTGATTTCACCATTATGCACTAAGAAACGGTTAGGATGCGCCCGAGCCCAGCTTGGGAATGTATTCGTACTGAAACGAGAGTGAACCATAGCCAATGCAGATGTAAAGTCAAGGTCACTCAAATCAAGGTAGAAGTCACGCAATTGACCAGGTGTTAACATACCTTTATATACGATTGTTTTAGAGGACAAGGATGCAATATAGAAATCACTAGATAATTCCTTGCTCAATGGAACAATGCGTTTTTCTGCTAATTTACGAATAATATATAATTTACGTTCAAATTCTTTATTATTAGTTACGTCTGGGCCTTTACCGATGAGGATTTGAATCATCCAAGGGCGAATGGCAGCTGCTTCTTTACCAACTTTTGTACCATCAACTGGCACTTCGCGCCAACCGAGAACAACTTGGCCTTCTTCGCGTACAACCTCTTCGAAAATGCGTTTTTGCTCGTTACGGAGGCTTTCATATTTATGGGCAAATATCATACCTACGCCGTACTCACCAGCTGCAGGCAAGTTGATACCAAGCACTTCGCATTCGCGTTTGAAAAACTCATGAGGAATTTGTACCAAAATACCGGCACCATCCCCTGTGTCCTTATCGGCACCAGCACCACCACGGTGTTCAAGGCGCTCTAAAATACGCAAACCATCATCGATAATATCGTGGGATTTTTTACCTTTAATATTAACGACAAAGCCCATGCCGCACGCATCCTTTTCAAATTGGCTGCTGTACATACCATTAGCTTCTAGTCTAGCTTGATCTAGACATTGTTGCTCGATTGTGCTCTGATTCCTATCCATAACGTGCACTCCTTCATATCACTTGATCAATCCAAGCTCTGCGGCATCGTTCCGTTCGGTCTTGGTGAAAGTATAACTATAAACTACTTCTAAAGAATCCATTCTGTAGTGATATTATCGGCTGTAACCGTCCATATCCTCATCTAAATTTTAAATTCTATAGAATTTTTGTCTATACATAGTATACTCCTGTCCACTGTGAATTGAAAATATAAAAAAAACATAGTCCATGACTTTAAGTCATAGACTATGCATTTTTATCACTATTGTTTTTTGTATACACGAATACACAATCATCAATTGAGCTTTTTTTGTTTTACGTGGCACGCTCTGTGACCACATCTAGCAATTGAGCTTTCTTTATTTTACGTGGCATGCTCTATGACCACATCTTCATTTAGATTATAGTTGATGATACTTATAAAAGCAATTACTATTTTTCACGACCAAAATCATCCCCTACTTCACAGGTTACCGTCATAGCCTCGTCCTTACCATAGGGTACAAAGGTGAGTTCTGACGCATGTAAGCATTGACGTGTATAAGGTTTATTGCGTGTCCCATACATGGCATCTCCCACAATAGGATGACCAATGTGTTCCATGTGCACGCGGATTTGATGTGTTCTACCGGTTAATAATTTGAACTTCAATAGCGTATGTTCGCCTTCGTGACCAAGAACGGTATATTCCGTTTGAGCCGGTTGACCAAATTCATCGATGACACGGCGATTATCAAATACTGGATCTACACCGATAGGTGCATCGACAACACCATCTGAGTTAATGCGACCTTCTACAAGACCAGTATAGATGCGATCGATACGACCAGCTTGTAATTCATCAGTGTAATATTGCTGAGCTTCCTTTGTTTTACCAAAGAGAATACAACCAGATGTGTCTCGGTCAAGACGATGTACAGGGCGTACCTTGTGAACTACACCTTTTTTCGCATAATACCCAGCCACATAGTTACTCAATGTACCAGATTTAGTTTGTCCCGCTGGATGAACAAGCATGAATGGAGCTTTATCAACCACCAAAGTATGAGCATCTTCGTAGAGAACTGTAATTGGACCTTTTTCTACATCGACGCCATAGTCCTTATCCTGTGGTAATTCCAAAGTTAATACATCACCCTTTTTGAGGGAACGCTGGGAATGGGCTACACGGCTATTTACTTTCACCCGTTTCTTGCGGAACATCATTTGAATATCTCGAGAAGATAATGAAAAGCGTTCTTTTACATATTTAGAGACCGTCAATTCTGTCGGTTCTTTCACCGTATACGTTTTCCAGCTCATATTACCACCATTCGTTAATATATGTTTTTTGTTCAGGATAGAGAATATCGAAGAATTCTAGCCATTCCTCATTAGCTGAAAGTTTACCTTCAAAAGCAAGATCACGAGCGGTTAATGTGCCCATTAAGAGTTGGCTCAAAGCACCGACTTCAACAGTAATATCTACGTCCCCATCTAATGTGTCAGACACCTTTTTAACAGATGGTGTCAATGCACCGCCATATTGGACTTCATAGCACCCTTCATTCCACTCACAAAGGCTATCTTTCACACCAAAGGTCATTGTAATAGGCATCATCAAAGCCTCTGGGTTTACAGGAATGGATTCGAAGGCAGCTTTCACATCCACAATACGGCTCATCATGTACGGCATTGTGGAATGTCCGCTTTTACCATCTGGATAGAAGCGATAGTATGTATCGTGAAGGCCCTCATTCCAACGAATAGTAGTGCCTTGAGAACGGTGGTTATAGAAGTAGTTCAACAATGCTCGTTGTGCACGACGTGTAGTATAAACTAATTCGGATACAGGAATTTCAGGTTGACCTAAGCGATATACCGCATAGCCTTCGATAACACCTTCATCATTGCGCACTACAGCGATATTCACGCCTTCTGCAAAGAAGCTGCCGAGCAAGCGTTTCCATTCCTTTTCACCGCGTTCAGCATAGCCAGAAAGACGAGCTGTATATGCTTTATATACAGGATCAAGCAATGTCCATTGGTCAACGCTATTAAGTAAACCAAAGCTCAAGGATTTATCAGTCATAGGGCGCAAGTCCTCAAGAGACATAGCGTTCACCCATTGATGTGCATAGAGTTCCCAACCATATTGTTGGTAGAATGCAGCCTTGGAAGGCATTAAAATCGTCAATGCTTGACCGCGGTTGCGAAGTTCTTCAAGAGAAGACTTTAGCAAGGCACCACCTACGCCACCACGGCGAGCTGCTGGATGTGTTGCTACGCCAACCATGTAACTTGTAGGCAATACAGCACCACGAACATTGATATTATATTGACGCAAATGAACGGTACTCAACAATTGACCTTGTTCGAGACCAACCATTGTGTTTTCTGGTTCATAGCAATTGGTAAAGTAATATTGGAAGAATGGGTCTTCCTTTGGTTCAAAGCAGTACGACCATAGATTTTCTACATGTGGCGTATCTTGAGCCGTTGCAATTCTAAATTCCATAAGTATATCCTCGTTATAGTAATAAACCACTTTCTATCTGTTACATCGCATCGCATCGCATCGCATCGCATCGCATCGCATCGCATCGCATCGCCATGATGATACAAAATATACAGTCAAATAGATAGGCTAACACTTCTATTATAACAAAAAGAGCTATGAAGCACATCGGCTTCATAGCTCAGATTTTTATTTACCGCCTGTCGCATTGTCTGCTTCGTTAGCATATACTGCGTCGTATTTTTCAGCAAAGTGATCTGGATTGTAAGATTCTTTTGCTTGGCGAAGACCAGGCAAGCCCATATCTTCTTCACGGTTAATGAATTCTACATCGCTAAATTCATGACGAATGAATTCATTATTGATAGCTTGGTACAAACCACGGATATCTGGATTTGCTTTTTCAATGTGAATCAACGCCATTTTATCATTCAACAATTCACCGATACTGAAGGCTTCAACGCGGCCAAACAATTTGATGGCGCCACCTTTAAGGCCTAACGCCTCCCAATTATCGAATAACAAGTTGATAGCTACCAATTCATCTTCGATACCTTCTTCATGATGAGTTTCTACCCAAGATGCTGCTGTTTCGCGGCACAATGGAATGATATCTTCAGTGATTGGCATATATTCATAGTTAGAATATTGCATACGGAATTGATTCAAATGGTTTTTCTTTTGACGGAATTTCTTACCAGACAAGTTGATAAGATCTTCAGACTTATAAATGTATTCGTAGTTGTCGCGGTCAGGTGTAAATTCATAACGACCAGGACATAACTCTTCCATACGCTC comes from the Veillonella dispar genome and includes:
- a CDS encoding RluA family pseudouridine synthase; protein product: MSWKTYTVKEPTELTVSKYVKERFSLSSRDIQMMFRKKRVKVNSRVAHSQRSLKKGDVLTLELPQDKDYGVDVEKGPITVLYEDAHTLVVDKAPFMLVHPAGQTKSGTLSNYVAGYYAKKGVVHKVRPVHRLDRDTSGCILFGKTKEAQQYYTDELQAGRIDRIYTGLVEGRINSDGVVDAPIGVDPVFDNRRVIDEFGQPAQTEYTVLGHEGEHTLLKFKLLTGRTHQIRVHMEHIGHPIVGDAMYGTRNKPYTRQCLHASELTFVPYGKDEAMTVTCEVGDDFGREK
- a CDS encoding GNAT family N-acetyltransferase, whose protein sequence is MEFRIATAQDTPHVENLWSYCFEPKEDPFFQYYFTNCYEPENTMVGLEQGQLLSTVHLRQYNINVRGAVLPTSYMVGVATHPAARRGGVGGALLKSSLEELRNRGQALTILMPSKAAFYQQYGWELYAHQWVNAMSLEDLRPMTDKSLSFGLLNSVDQWTLLDPVYKAYTARLSGYAERGEKEWKRLLGSFFAEGVNIAVVRNDEGVIEGYAVYRLGQPEIPVSELVYTTRRAQRALLNYFYNHRSQGTTIRWNEGLHDTYYRFYPDGKSGHSTMPYMMSRIVDVKAAFESIPVNPEALMMPITMTFGVKDSLCEWNEGCYEVQYGGALTPSVKKVSDTLDGDVDITVEVGALSQLLMGTLTARDLAFEGKLSANEEWLEFFDILYPEQKTYINEWW
- a CDS encoding DUF2156 domain-containing protein, with amino-acid sequence MIGGIIILEFKRFELRDKPLIDKYFEQHHYEASDNCFTTLFMWQEAYGIRWAEENGVLYIQGGGKREPFLLPPFAGKDAKFLDGLLRAKEWFVENNLPFLFKGVSKVVKERMEELCPGRYEFTPDRDNYEYIYKSEDLINLSGKKFRQKKNHLNQFRMQYSNYEYMPITEDIIPLCRETAASWVETHHEEGIEDELVAINLLFDNWEALGLKGGAIKLFGRVEAFSIGELLNDKMALIHIEKANPDIRGLYQAINNEFIRHEFSDVEFINREEDMGLPGLRQAKESYNPDHFAEKYDAVYANEADNATGGK